Proteins encoded within one genomic window of Kibdelosporangium phytohabitans:
- a CDS encoding DUF899 domain-containing protein, with the protein MTMPPIVSRDEWLTARRALLTKEKELTAARDAVAAQRRRLPMVEITEDYAFEGPSGTVRLLDLFEGRRQLVVYHFMWRFDQNDGCPSCSFVLDNVGHLAHLHARDTSFATVTRGPFAEVEVFRKRMGWDVPMVSSHGSDFNYDFDVSLDPAVKPPVYNYQPLPADSSGEAHGLSTFVRDGSRVFHAYSTYARGAETVVGTYNYLDLTAFGRQEVHEDSLEGWPQASVMSWLRHHDEY; encoded by the coding sequence ATGACCATGCCGCCGATCGTCAGCCGCGACGAGTGGCTGACCGCCCGCCGAGCGTTGCTGACCAAGGAAAAGGAACTCACAGCCGCCCGTGACGCGGTCGCCGCGCAGCGCCGCAGGCTGCCGATGGTCGAGATCACCGAGGACTACGCGTTCGAGGGCCCGTCGGGCACAGTGCGTCTGCTCGACCTGTTCGAGGGCCGCCGCCAGCTGGTCGTCTACCACTTCATGTGGCGATTCGACCAGAACGACGGGTGCCCGAGCTGTTCGTTCGTGCTCGACAACGTCGGCCACCTCGCGCACCTGCACGCCAGGGACACCTCGTTCGCGACTGTCACACGTGGACCGTTCGCCGAGGTCGAGGTGTTCCGCAAGCGGATGGGCTGGGACGTACCGATGGTGTCCTCGCACGGCAGCGACTTCAACTACGACTTCGACGTGTCACTCGACCCGGCCGTCAAACCGCCCGTCTACAACTACCAGCCGCTGCCGGCGGACTCGTCCGGGGAAGCACACGGGCTGAGCACGTTCGTCCGTGACGGATCACGGGTCTTCCACGCGTACTCGACCTACGCCCGCGGCGCCGAAACCGTGGTGGGCACGTACAACTACCTCGACCTCACGGCTTTCGGGCGACAGGAAGTGCACGAGGACTCGCTCGAAGGATGGCCACAGGCCTCTGTCATGTCCTGGCTGCGCCACCACGACGAATACTGA
- a CDS encoding SRPBCC family protein translates to MVDMRITRVFDAPRDLVFETWTKPEYMAGWYGPVGLTTPLSTISMDVRPGGTWRATMIKDDDGTEYPQGGTYHEVVAPQRLVFTWGEPDDPNRQALVTVTLTECGGKTTMNFQLTGLPDDLRDSVYEGWTSAFDSLATYVEPK, encoded by the coding sequence ATGGTTGACATGAGGATCACCCGGGTCTTCGACGCGCCACGCGACCTGGTCTTCGAGACGTGGACGAAACCCGAGTACATGGCGGGCTGGTACGGCCCGGTCGGGCTGACCACCCCGTTGTCGACCATCTCGATGGACGTCCGCCCAGGCGGCACCTGGCGCGCGACGATGATCAAGGACGACGACGGCACCGAGTACCCGCAGGGCGGGACGTACCACGAAGTCGTTGCCCCGCAACGCCTCGTGTTCACCTGGGGAGAACCGGACGACCCGAACCGCCAGGCGCTCGTCACGGTCACGCTGACCGAGTGCGGCGGCAAGACCACCATGAACTTCCAGCTCACCGGCCTGCCGGACGACCTGCGTGACAGCGTGTACGAAGGCTGGACCAGCGCGTTCGACAGCCTCGCGACCTATGTGGAGCCGAAATGA
- a CDS encoding ArsR/SmtB family transcription factor, with amino-acid sequence MVDQLSSTFAALADPTRRAILARLAKGEAGVTELAQPFAMSLPAVSKHLKVLEKAGLIMRGRSAQWRPCRLDAEPLKAVADWVGDYKQFWESSFDRMDDLLKDLQKGQPDG; translated from the coding sequence ATGGTCGATCAGCTGAGCAGCACGTTCGCGGCGTTGGCCGACCCGACCCGCCGGGCGATCCTCGCCAGGCTGGCCAAGGGCGAAGCCGGCGTGACCGAGCTGGCGCAACCGTTCGCGATGAGCCTGCCCGCGGTCTCCAAACACCTGAAAGTGCTGGAGAAAGCCGGACTGATCATGCGCGGCCGGTCCGCGCAGTGGCGGCCGTGCCGGCTCGACGCCGAGCCGCTGAAGGCCGTCGCCGACTGGGTCGGCGACTACAAGCAGTTCTGGGAAAGCAGCTTCGACCGGATGGACGACCTGCTCAAGGACCTGCAGAAGGGACAACCCGATGGTTGA
- a CDS encoding dioxygenase has product MSTMPVLYLSHGAPPLADDPLWTRQLARWSAELPEPAAILVVSAHWEEAPLTIGATTTQPLVYDFWGFPDRFYEVEYAAPGAPGLAAMVRKLVQSPETPVRDEPARGLDHGAYVPLVEMYPEADVPVLQISMPTLDPAGLLELGRKLAPLRDEGVLIIGSGFFTHNLSGLNMAAGTDVTPPQWSSEFDQWGREALTERDFDALLDFGNKAPAARLAHPRTEHFAPLFVALGASIDRNEHADTTIDGYWYGLSKRSLQFD; this is encoded by the coding sequence ATGAGCACGATGCCCGTGCTGTACCTCAGCCACGGCGCGCCACCGCTGGCCGACGATCCGCTCTGGACCAGGCAACTCGCGCGGTGGTCGGCGGAGCTGCCGGAGCCGGCCGCGATCCTCGTGGTGTCGGCGCACTGGGAAGAGGCCCCGCTGACCATCGGGGCCACCACGACCCAACCGCTGGTCTACGACTTCTGGGGCTTCCCGGACCGCTTCTACGAGGTCGAGTACGCGGCGCCGGGTGCGCCCGGCCTGGCCGCCATGGTCCGCAAACTGGTCCAGTCGCCCGAAACCCCCGTTCGGGACGAGCCGGCCCGCGGGCTCGACCACGGCGCGTACGTCCCGCTGGTGGAGATGTACCCCGAAGCGGACGTTCCCGTGCTGCAGATCTCGATGCCGACGCTGGACCCGGCCGGCCTGCTCGAACTCGGCCGCAAACTTGCGCCGCTGCGGGACGAAGGTGTGCTGATCATCGGCAGCGGCTTCTTCACCCACAACCTCAGCGGCCTGAACATGGCCGCGGGCACCGACGTCACCCCGCCGCAGTGGTCGAGCGAGTTCGACCAGTGGGGCAGGGAAGCCCTGACCGAGCGGGATTTCGACGCGCTGCTCGACTTCGGCAACAAGGCGCCCGCCGCCCGGCTGGCCCACCCGCGCACCGAGCACTTCGCGCCGCTGTTCGTCGCGCTCGGCGCCAGCATCGACCGCAACGAGCACGCGGACACGACCATCGACGGCTACTGGTACGGCCTGTCGAAGCGGTCGCTGCAATTCGATTGA
- a CDS encoding beta strand repeat-containing protein, whose translation MQTWARRGLQTALVTGGLLMLGTGIASANENVNPDRPASPLDPKVAVPVRLHDNALGTPLGQKNLPAVNRDVVVSNDSLTKGLPVANKATPVLGKAQSVANKLPGVQRITQPSAGVLQGNKITPHVVVPLELAGNAIAAGGDAHVNATSSETHTNFSPVRTNGSDGALAGNVVNLDWALPIRISGNAVAAASKATTHYTSENTTISGGDIVTDGKSSSISGNVVDVPFATPVNVTGNGVGAAGNALADTQMHDQAHAPGSITTNGDNGSFSGNGIGVPLALPVGVHGNGAASAGKATVEEVNTVTTSAGQNFGPRGKNTDFIATSGKESVVSGSALQVAPAVPTDVTCNTATLGGTALCEGATGAVTKAGGSNSTNGDQSFLGGSVVSPSVAEPVQVFANAATLGGISKITGHDNTDHTQAGGNSKTSGKEGVVAGSIVDPAVAGPVEVFGDAVSLVGIAKTESGNDTATKAGGDAVSHAKDSVISGSVVSAAIAEPAEAFGNAVSLGGQAEGIASENKTSTAGGDSVVPGDNSVLGGSAVRPSVAGPVQVLGNAVAVVGKGNADVCNEVLTEAGGYTGTSGNDSSIGGNAVTPTVALPGEVFGNSANLGGLTNATVKETKVTTAGGPTNTIDDAGVLASNAVTADVVAPVQVFGNAVAGAGIAKANAVHDTIAKAGGPISAKGTGGAGSGNIASVPVALPVQVFGDAVGALGKASAWAVGDTAATSGGNATTDGKMGTINGNVASVPVGGAAQVLGNAVGAASVVNSAGDNNTDVASGGDILTSGDDGSISGNAIAAEPMPIVQVFGDAVAATGLVNGTGVNDLAVDNGGDITTSGDRGSISGNLADVPVGVIAQVFGDAVAIGGTAVGVGPNETDAVTGGNNTSSGKGGNLAGNLLSVPAGVDAQIFGDAVSAAGTAVGIGPNDTTMLVGGDGKSNGEYGSISGDVLAVPVAAVVQVFGDAVSVAGHSTAIGPNDTTALVGGHYESVGPLGTLSGVAQAIPVGTVVQIFDIPVPVLAHAITVAPNNTVVKVDDTAPIIDLPIGGSGLAADKLPRLPQRGLLPLPQNTQSRSGLPTSNLPITPSSVNGIDIAGLPGKPVLPGVNVTPNVEGSNLGGVQAPSLPGVAGDITQSLPLPQNKQSRSDLPVAPPSVQNVEIAGLPGQPKLPGVNVVPGVGGINDLKARKVQDLTSGKALASAGGVTQTLPLLQNKQSRSDLPVAPPSVQNVEIAGLPGQPKLPGVNVVPGVGGINDLKAPKVQDLTSGKALASAADVTQTLPLTDVAKLLKAQPNL comes from the coding sequence ATGCAAACCTGGGCGCGGCGTGGTCTGCAGACCGCGCTGGTCACCGGTGGTTTGCTGATGCTGGGTACAGGCATCGCTTCTGCCAATGAGAACGTGAACCCGGATCGGCCGGCGTCGCCGCTCGATCCGAAGGTGGCGGTTCCGGTGCGGTTGCACGACAACGCACTCGGCACACCGCTGGGTCAGAAAAACCTGCCTGCCGTCAACCGCGACGTCGTCGTGAGCAACGACTCGCTCACCAAGGGCCTGCCCGTCGCCAACAAGGCCACGCCGGTTCTCGGCAAGGCACAATCCGTCGCCAACAAGCTGCCCGGTGTTCAGCGGATCACGCAGCCGTCGGCTGGCGTGCTGCAGGGCAACAAGATCACCCCGCACGTCGTCGTGCCGCTCGAGCTCGCGGGCAACGCGATCGCGGCAGGGGGTGACGCTCACGTGAACGCGACATCCAGCGAGACGCACACCAATTTCAGTCCGGTACGGACGAATGGCTCGGACGGCGCTCTCGCGGGCAACGTGGTCAACCTCGACTGGGCTCTGCCCATTCGGATCAGCGGCAACGCCGTAGCGGCCGCGAGCAAGGCGACCACGCACTACACGTCCGAGAACACCACGATCTCCGGCGGCGACATCGTCACCGACGGGAAGAGCAGCTCGATCTCCGGCAACGTCGTCGACGTGCCGTTCGCCACACCGGTGAACGTGACCGGCAACGGAGTCGGCGCGGCCGGGAACGCCCTGGCCGACACGCAGATGCACGACCAGGCGCACGCGCCTGGAAGCATCACCACCAACGGTGACAACGGTTCGTTCTCCGGCAACGGAATCGGCGTCCCGCTGGCACTGCCCGTCGGTGTGCACGGCAACGGCGCGGCCAGCGCCGGCAAGGCCACCGTCGAAGAAGTCAACACAGTCACCACCAGCGCGGGCCAGAACTTCGGCCCACGCGGGAAGAACACCGACTTCATCGCCACCAGCGGCAAGGAGTCGGTCGTGTCCGGCTCCGCGCTGCAGGTCGCGCCCGCTGTGCCGACCGACGTCACGTGCAACACCGCGACGCTGGGCGGAACCGCGCTGTGCGAGGGCGCCACCGGCGCCGTGACCAAGGCAGGCGGCTCGAACTCCACCAACGGCGACCAGTCGTTCCTCGGCGGCAGCGTCGTCTCGCCGTCGGTCGCCGAGCCGGTGCAGGTCTTCGCCAACGCGGCAACACTCGGCGGGATCTCGAAGATCACCGGGCACGACAACACCGACCACACCCAAGCCGGTGGCAACAGCAAGACCAGCGGCAAGGAAGGTGTGGTCGCCGGCAGCATCGTCGACCCGGCTGTCGCCGGTCCGGTCGAGGTGTTCGGCGACGCGGTGTCGCTGGTCGGTATCGCCAAGACCGAGTCGGGCAACGACACCGCCACCAAGGCCGGTGGCGACGCGGTGTCTCACGCGAAGGACAGCGTCATCTCCGGTAGCGTGGTCAGCGCCGCGATCGCCGAACCCGCCGAGGCCTTCGGCAACGCCGTGTCGTTGGGTGGCCAGGCCGAGGGCATCGCGTCCGAGAACAAGACCTCGACCGCGGGCGGCGACTCGGTCGTCCCCGGTGACAACTCGGTGCTCGGCGGTAGCGCGGTGCGCCCGTCCGTCGCCGGTCCCGTCCAGGTGCTCGGCAACGCCGTGGCCGTGGTCGGCAAGGGCAACGCCGACGTGTGCAACGAAGTGCTCACCGAGGCCGGTGGCTACACCGGCACGTCGGGCAACGACAGTTCGATCGGCGGCAACGCCGTGACCCCGACTGTCGCCCTGCCCGGCGAGGTGTTCGGCAACAGCGCGAACCTCGGTGGCCTGACCAACGCCACGGTCAAGGAAACCAAGGTCACCACCGCGGGTGGTCCGACCAACACGATCGACGACGCCGGTGTGCTGGCGTCCAACGCCGTGACCGCTGACGTGGTCGCGCCGGTGCAGGTCTTCGGCAACGCCGTGGCCGGTGCCGGAATCGCCAAGGCCAACGCGGTGCACGACACCATCGCGAAGGCCGGAGGCCCGATCTCCGCCAAGGGAACCGGCGGCGCCGGGTCCGGCAACATAGCTTCCGTTCCCGTGGCCCTGCCTGTGCAGGTCTTCGGTGACGCTGTCGGCGCACTGGGCAAAGCCAGTGCGTGGGCCGTCGGTGACACTGCCGCCACCTCGGGCGGCAATGCCACCACCGACGGGAAGATGGGCACGATCAACGGCAACGTGGCATCGGTGCCCGTTGGTGGTGCCGCGCAAGTTCTCGGCAACGCGGTTGGCGCCGCGTCGGTCGTGAACAGCGCCGGTGACAACAACACGGATGTCGCCTCCGGCGGCGACATCCTGACCAGCGGTGACGACGGTTCGATCTCGGGCAACGCGATCGCGGCCGAGCCGATGCCTATCGTGCAGGTGTTCGGCGACGCCGTCGCGGCCACCGGTCTGGTGAACGGCACGGGCGTGAACGACCTCGCGGTCGACAACGGCGGTGACATCACCACCAGCGGCGACCGCGGTTCGATCTCGGGCAACTTGGCCGACGTGCCAGTCGGCGTCATCGCCCAGGTCTTCGGTGACGCCGTCGCCATCGGCGGCACCGCTGTCGGGGTCGGCCCGAACGAGACCGACGCCGTCACCGGTGGGAACAACACATCGTCCGGCAAGGGTGGAAACCTGGCCGGCAACCTGCTGTCGGTGCCCGCGGGCGTCGACGCGCAGATCTTCGGCGACGCCGTGTCGGCTGCCGGCACTGCAGTCGGCATTGGACCGAACGACACCACCATGCTCGTGGGTGGCGACGGCAAGAGCAACGGCGAGTACGGGTCCATCTCGGGCGACGTACTGGCTGTGCCGGTCGCTGCTGTCGTACAGGTCTTCGGTGACGCCGTTTCGGTGGCGGGGCACTCGACCGCCATCGGGCCGAACGACACCACCGCGCTCGTAGGTGGCCACTACGAGTCAGTGGGCCCGTTGGGCACGCTGTCCGGTGTCGCGCAAGCGATCCCGGTCGGCACTGTTGTGCAGATCTTCGACATCCCCGTCCCTGTGCTGGCACACGCCATCACAGTTGCCCCGAACAACACCGTGGTCAAGGTCGATGACACCGCGCCGATCATCGACCTGCCCATCGGTGGCAGTGGCCTGGCAGCCGACAAGCTGCCCAGGTTGCCGCAGCGGGGGTTGTTGCCTCTGCCGCAGAACACGCAGTCCCGCTCGGGCCTGCCGACGTCGAACCTGCCGATCACGCCGTCAAGCGTGAACGGCATCGACATCGCCGGGTTGCCGGGCAAGCCGGTACTGCCTGGAGTCAACGTCACGCCGAACGTCGAGGGTTCCAACCTCGGCGGCGTGCAGGCTCCGAGCTTGCCGGGTGTGGCAGGCGACATCACCCAGTCGTTGCCGTTGCCGCAGAACAAGCAGTCCCGTTCGGACCTTCCGGTCGCGCCGCCGAGTGTGCAGAACGTCGAGATCGCCGGGCTGCCTGGTCAGCCGAAGTTGCCTGGCGTCAACGTCGTTCCGGGCGTCGGTGGCATCAATGACCTGAAGGCTCGGAAGGTGCAGGACCTGACCAGTGGCAAGGCACTGGCCTCAGCGGGCGGCGTCACCCAGACGTTGCCGCTGCTGCAGAACAAGCAGTCCCGTTCGGACCTTCCGGTCGCGCCGCCGAGTGTGCAGAACGTCGAGATCGCCGGGCTGCCTGGTCAGCCGAAGTTGCCTGGCGTCAACGTCGTTCCGGGCGTCGGTGGCATCAATGACCTGAAGGCTCCGAAGGTGCAGGACCTGACCAGTGGCAAGGCACTGGCCTCGGCGGCCGACGTCACCCAGACGTTGCCGCTGACGGACGTGGCCAAGCTGCTGAAAGCTCAGCCGAACCTCTGA